A DNA window from Vigna angularis cultivar LongXiaoDou No.4 chromosome 1, ASM1680809v1, whole genome shotgun sequence contains the following coding sequences:
- the LOC108341613 gene encoding putative invertase inhibitor, producing MASRKVFNQCLVLPILLMNCSVLLVQCGRPHSTEGEDLVTATCKHTLHFQVCNSSLRSVPISGKTSDLRVLAEIALNLSTAYAAETLTCVHELQSNSSAANNIYVSRCLRDCEEEFSEAIENLQHSKEALANGDCDKVDTLISAAMSDAETCEDGFKDLQQIEDYYSTSPLTERNCHFSELCSNALAITKLLV from the coding sequence ATGGCATCAAGGAAAGTTTTTAACCAATGCTTGGTTCTGCCAATCTTGCTGATGAATTGCTCTGTTTTGCTGGTTCAATGTGGTAGGCCACATAGCACAGAAGGAGAGGATTTGGTGACAGCAACCTGCAAACACACCCTTCATTTCCAAGTATGCAATTCTTCCCTAAGATCAGTCCCTATTAGTGGCAAGACATCAGATCTCAGAGTGCTTGCTGAGATAGCACTGAATCTCAGCACAGCATATGCTGCAGAAACTTTGACCTGTGTTCATGAACTGCAGTCCAATTCTTCCGCTGCTAATAACATTTACGTGTCCCGTTGCTTAAGAGACTGTGAAGAGGAATTCTCGGAAGCCATAGAGAACTTGCAGCACTCAAAAGAAGCACTTGCCAATGGAGATTGTGACAAAGTGGATACATTGATTTCTGCTGCCATGTCTGATGCTGAGACATGTGAGGATGGCTTCAAGGACTTGCAGCAAATTGAGGACTATTATTCAACTTCTCCTCTAACTGAACGTAACTGTCATTTCTCTGAACTATGTAGTAATGCTCTTGCTATCACAAAATTACTAGTTTGA
- the LOC108335372 gene encoding DNA repair protein RAD51 homolog 1 isoform X2: MSATMEQQHHQKAPQQQDEAEEIQHGPLPVEQLQASGIAATDVKKLKDAGIYTVESVSYTPRKDLLQIKGISEAKVDKIIEAASKLVPMGFTSASELHAQRDAIIQITTGSRELDKILEGGVETGSITELYGEFRSGKTQLCHTLCVTCQLPLDQGGGEGKAMYIDAEGTFRPQRLLQIADRFGLNGADVLENVAYARAYNTDHQSRLLLEAASMMVETRFAVMIVDSATALYRTDFSGRGELSARQMHLAKFLRSLQKLADESLLDLKSNLLEATSWLMLQQLG, translated from the exons ATGTCGGCAACCATGGAGCAGCAACACCACCAGAAAGCACCCCAACAACAAGATGAAGCCGAAGAGATACAACATGGCCCTTTACCCGTTGAGCAACTTCAG GCTTCGGGCATAGCCGCCACGGACGTTAAGAAGCTTAAAGACGCGGGCATTTACACTGTTGAATCCGTTTCTTATACTCCTAGAAAAGACCTTTTGCAAATCAAAGGTATCAGTGAAGCTAAAGTCGACAAAATCATTGAAGCAG CTTCTAAGCTGGTGCCTATGGGGTTTACCAGTGCTAGCGAGCTCCATGCCCAGCGTGATGCAATCATTCAGATAACAACGGGATCGAGGGAGCTTGACAAGATATTGGAAG GTGGAGTTGAGACCGGTTCTATCACTGAGTTATACGGTGAATTTCGATCTGGGAAGACTCAGTTGTGTCACACTCTTTGTGTCACTTGCCAA TTGCCACTAGACCAAGGAGGGGGAGAGGGTAAAGCTATGTACATAGATGCTGAGGGAACATTTAGACCTCAGCGACTCTTACAGATAGCAGATAG GTTTGGATTAAATGGCGCTGATGTATTGGAAAATGTTGCTTATGCTAGAGCATACAACACAGATCATCAATCACGGCTTCTGCTTGAAGCAGCTTCAATGATGGTGGAAACAAG GTTTGCTGTCATGATAGTCGACAGTGCTACTGCCCTCTATAGGACAGATTTCTCGGGAAGAGGGGAGCTTTCAGCCCGTCAAATGCATCTAGCAAAGTTCCTGAGGAGCCTTCAAAAATTGGCAGATGAG TCTTTGCTGGACCTCAAATCAAACCTATTGGAGGCAACATCATGGCTCATGCTACAACAACTAG GCTAG
- the LOC108335372 gene encoding DNA repair protein RAD51 homolog A isoform X1 codes for MSATMEQQHHQKAPQQQDEAEEIQHGPLPVEQLQASGIAATDVKKLKDAGIYTVESVSYTPRKDLLQIKGISEAKVDKIIEAASKLVPMGFTSASELHAQRDAIIQITTGSRELDKILEGGVETGSITELYGEFRSGKTQLCHTLCVTCQLPLDQGGGEGKAMYIDAEGTFRPQRLLQIADRFGLNGADVLENVAYARAYNTDHQSRLLLEAASMMVETRFAVMIVDSATALYRTDFSGRGELSARQMHLAKFLRSLQKLADEFGVAIVITNQVVSQVDGSAVFAGPQIKPIGGNIMAHATTTRLALRKGRGEERICKVISSPCLAEAEARFQICAEGVSDVKD; via the exons ATGTCGGCAACCATGGAGCAGCAACACCACCAGAAAGCACCCCAACAACAAGATGAAGCCGAAGAGATACAACATGGCCCTTTACCCGTTGAGCAACTTCAG GCTTCGGGCATAGCCGCCACGGACGTTAAGAAGCTTAAAGACGCGGGCATTTACACTGTTGAATCCGTTTCTTATACTCCTAGAAAAGACCTTTTGCAAATCAAAGGTATCAGTGAAGCTAAAGTCGACAAAATCATTGAAGCAG CTTCTAAGCTGGTGCCTATGGGGTTTACCAGTGCTAGCGAGCTCCATGCCCAGCGTGATGCAATCATTCAGATAACAACGGGATCGAGGGAGCTTGACAAGATATTGGAAG GTGGAGTTGAGACCGGTTCTATCACTGAGTTATACGGTGAATTTCGATCTGGGAAGACTCAGTTGTGTCACACTCTTTGTGTCACTTGCCAA TTGCCACTAGACCAAGGAGGGGGAGAGGGTAAAGCTATGTACATAGATGCTGAGGGAACATTTAGACCTCAGCGACTCTTACAGATAGCAGATAG GTTTGGATTAAATGGCGCTGATGTATTGGAAAATGTTGCTTATGCTAGAGCATACAACACAGATCATCAATCACGGCTTCTGCTTGAAGCAGCTTCAATGATGGTGGAAACAAG GTTTGCTGTCATGATAGTCGACAGTGCTACTGCCCTCTATAGGACAGATTTCTCGGGAAGAGGGGAGCTTTCAGCCCGTCAAATGCATCTAGCAAAGTTCCTGAGGAGCCTTCAAAAATTGGCAGATGAG tTTGGTGTAGCTATTGTTATAACAAATCAAGTAGTTTCACAAGTAGACGGTTCTGCAGTCTTTGCTGGACCTCAAATCAAACCTATTGGAGGCAACATCATGGCTCATGCTACAACAACTAG GCTAGCTCTCAGGAAAGGGAGAGGGGAAGAACGGATCTGTAAAGTGATAAGCTCTCCTTGCCTGGCTGAAGCTGAAGCAAGGTTTCAGATTTGTGCCGAAGGAGTTTCAGATGTTAAAGACTAA
- the LOC108319461 gene encoding conserved oligomeric Golgi complex subunit 3, protein MGSRGPPQSLPNSAAISKGYNFASTWEQNAPLTEQQQTAIVSLSHAVSERPLPLKLAQENASVQHNAFSVKTKDSSFDDSGAIETVMVNTNQFYKWFADLESAMKSETEEKYQHYVNTLTDRIQTCDEILQQVDDTLDLFNELQLQHQAVATKTKTLHDACDRLLQEKQRLIDFADALRSKLNYFDELENVATNFYSPNMNVGNENFLPLLKRLDECISYVESNPQYAESSVYLLKFRQLQSRALGMMRSHVLAVLKGASSQVQEAIRGSGGDKASISEGVEASVIYVRFKAAASELKPLLEEIESRSSRKEYGQILAECHRLYCEQRLSLIRGIVQRRISEFAKKESLPSLTRSGCAYLIQVCQLEHQLFDHFFPASSKEISSLAPLMDPLSTYLYDTLRPKLVHETTIDFLCELVDILKMEVLGEQHSRRSESLAGLHPTFERILADVHERLTFRARTHIRDEIANYIPTNEDLDYPEKLKISVESTSEINPADDNPDVFKTWYPPLEKTLSCLSKLYRCLESEVFTGLAQEAVEVCSTSIQKASKLITKRSSQMDGQLFLIKHLLILREQIAPFNIEFSVTQKELDFSHLLDHLRRLLRGQASLFDWSRSTSLARTLSPRVLENQIDTKKELEKSLKATCEEFIMSVTKLVVDPLLSFVTKVTAVKVALSSGGQNQKLESGMAKPLKDQAFATPDKVVELVQKVRAAIQEQLPVVIAKMKLYLQNSSTRTILFKPIKTNIVEAHIQVRSLLQAEYSSEEIQIINLISVQDLQDELDNLL, encoded by the exons atGGGAAGCAGAGGTCCACCTCAATCTCTTCCAAATTCCGCTGCCATTTCCAAGGGTTACAACTTCGCTTCCACTTGGGAACAG AATGCTCCTTTGACAGAGCAGCAGCAAACCGCGATTGTCTCTCTCTCTCACGCGGTTTCTGAGCGACCGTTGCCTCTCAAGTTG GCTCAAGAGAATGCGTCGGTGCAACACAATGCGTTTTCCGTTAAAACGAAGGATAGTTCCTTCGATGACTCCGGTGCTATTGAGACTGTTATGGTCAATACCAATCAG TTCTACAAATGGTTTGCGGATCTTGAATCTGCAATGAAATCAGAG ACAGAAGAGAAATATCAGCATTACGTGAACACTCTAACAGACCGCATACAGACATGTGATGAAATTCTCCAACAG GTTGACGACACCCTAGACTTATTTAACGAGCTACAGTTGCAGCATCAGGCTGTAGCTACAAAGACTAAAACGCTTCATGATGCATGCGATAGACTG CTACAAGAAAAGCAAAGACTAATTGATTTTGCAGATGCACTTCGTAGTAAACTCAATTACTTTGATGAACTGGAGAAT GTTGCTACCAATTTTTATTCTCCAAACATGAACGTTGGAAATGAAAACTTTCTCCCACTTCTCAAACGACTTGATGAATGCATCTC gtATGTTGAGAGCAATCCACAGTATGCAGAATCTAGTGTTTACTTGCTTAAATTTCGGCAGCTCCAG TCTCGAGCGTTGGGCATGATGCGTTCTCATGTACTTGCGGTTCTCAAAGGTGCCTCTTCTCAG GTCCAGGAAGCGATCCGTGGAAGTGGGGGTGACAAAGCTTCTATCTCTGAGGGAGTAGAGGCATCTGTTATATATGTTCGATTCAAGGCAGCAGCAAGTGAG CTTAAGCCCCTACTTGAAGAGATTGAAAGCAGGTCTTCAAGGAAAGAGTATGGTCAAATCCTTGCCGAATGTCACAGACTATACTGTGAGCAACGCCTCtctttg ATAAGAGGTATAGTTCAGCGGCGAATATCCGAGTTTGCCAAGAAGGAGTCCTTGCCATCATTGACTAGATCAGGATGTGCTTATCTCATTCAG gTCTGTCAACTTGAACACCAActttttgatcatttttttccAGCTTCTTCAAAGGAGATTTCAAGTTTAGCTCCATTAATGGATCCTCT TTCAACATATCTGTATGATACACTGCGTCCTAAACTTGTTCACGAAACAACTATTGATTTTCTTTGTGAACTTGTTGATATACTTAAAATGGAAGTCCTCGGTGAACAGCATAGTAGGAGGAGTGAATCACTAGCTGGTCTTCATCCTACATTTGAGAGAATTTTGGCAGATGTCCATGAGCGGTTAACATTTCGTGCCCGGACTCATATACGAGATGAG ATAGCGAATTACATCCCAACTAATGAAGATTTGGACTACCCTGAAAAGCTGAAGATATCTGTGGAAAGTACTTCTGAGATCAATCCT GCTGATGACAACCCAGATGTATTTAAAACATGGTATCCACCCCTGGAGAAAACTCTATCATGTCTTTCAAAGTTGTATCGTTGTTTAGAGTCTGAAGTTTTTACTGGTTTAGCACAG GAAGCAGTGGAAGTTTGCTCAACATCGATTCAG AAAGCAAgcaaattaattacaaaaagatCATCACAAATGGATGGACAGCTCTTCCTTATAAAgcatcttttaattttaagggAGCAG ATTGCACCCTTCAATATTGAATTTTCCGTCACACAAAAGGAGCTTGATTTCTCTCATTTGCTG GATCATCTACGAAGACTTCTAAGAGGTCAAGCCTCACTATTTGACTGGTCAAGATCAACTTCATTGGCAAGGACATTGTCTCCAAGAGTTTTGGAAAATCAAATTGACACCAAGAAG GAACTGGAAAAGAGCCTCAAAGCCACATGTGAGGAGTTCATCATGTCGGTTACTAAGCTTGTTGTGGATCCTTTACTTTCATTCGTTACAAAG GTCACGGCAGTCAAAGTTGCATTATCTTCAGGTGGTCAGAATCAAAAGCTAGAGTCAGGTATGGCCAAACCTCTGAAGGATCAAGCCTTCGCTACTCCAGATAAGGTGGTTGAACTTGTTCAGAAG GTCAGGGCTGCTATTCAGGAGCAACTGCCGGTGGTGATCGCAAAAATGAAGCTTTATCTGCAGAATTCGTCAACAAGAACTATACTTTTCAAACCAATAAA GACAAATATCGTGGAAGCCCATATCCAAGTCCGATCCCTGCTACAAGCAGAATACTCGAGTGAAGAGATCCAGATCATTAATCTGATATCCGTACAGGATCTGCAAGACGAGCTTGATAATTTACTCTAA
- the LOC108343031 gene encoding 1-phosphatidylinositol-3-phosphate 5-kinase FAB1B: protein MGTPDKKRSDFVDVVRSWIPRRTEPPNVSRDFWMPDQSCRVCYECDSQFTIFNRRHHCRICGRVFCAKCTANFVPVPSDEPNTVREEWEKIRVCNYCFKQWEGLATVDNNGSADPSSTPCLSPSPSTTSLVSTKSSCTCHSSSSTAGSVPYTTGPYQRVPYSPRQSSQMNQIADEQDNLNSSRSSNPSEAVGNLTSNQFGYCFNRSDDEDDDYGVYHSDTESKHYSHAHDFEDPVNINGVEYGPHQMHPDEASIQEKNFSSVTPHLDLEGIDGIEAPSKEDHEHADGCEPSPYHEETNNADPVDFESNGQLWQPPEPDDEEDDREAVLFDDDEDEGTTGGGEWGYLRSSTSFGSGECRSRDKTTEDHRKAMKTVVEGHFRALVAQLLQVENLTTCDEDGKENWLDIITALSWEAATILKPDMSRGGGMDPGGYVKVKCIACGHRNESMVVKGVVCKKNVAHRRMTSKIDKPRFLILGGALEYQRVSNQLSSVDTLLQQEMDHLKMAVARIDAHHPNVLLVEKSVSRYAQEYLLAKDISLVLNIKKPLLERIGRCTGAQIVPSIDHLTTQKLGYCETFHVDKFFEEHGSAGQGGKKSTKTLMFFEGCPKPLGCTILLKGANGDELKKVKHVIQYGVFAAYHLALETSFLADEGASPLEFPLKSPITVALPDKASSIVRSISTIPGFSVLSARESQGAKPFQIPKSDDMHKTERTPSSCSESTERSLVGDSIHMHEFSGQAIQSAQDMPPSLCESFLLNTASKEDDSFGTFDSSQQDGNSYLRAAALYANQGPSPGPPYVKHDSSNNNNDHEDMIHSNEDFPPSTSDHQSILVFLSTRCVWNGTVCERSHLVRIKYYGSSDKPLGRFLRDQLLDQSYTCCSCELPPEAHVHCYTHRQGSLTISVKKLSDFALPGEREGKIWMWHRCLKCPRVNGFPPATRRVVMSDAAWGLSFGKFLELSFSNHAAASRVASCGHSLHRDCLRFYGFGKMVACFRYASIHLHSVYLPPPKLEFVNYDRQDWLQKEAYELHDKAELLFSEVYSVLHQHSEKVSGLVLQEGGHSVSDFRNLTVKLKEMLQYEKEEFENSLRKWLHRESKAEQPAIDILELNKLRRHILIQSYIWDQRFIYASNLSKIALQENSKILNHREKLHGPREKLVEADLATRPARGHSSCDSFLLETKPDGNLNLENSSHLSHPGEVIKSEDKVKDTNHDKDDLSLSGGANINDRSDSVEFEMSVRRALSEGESSVVANLSDTLDAAWTGESHPTISSVKENGCLSADMVVHSPVANSVTSKSNSDNYNADIDGIEAGCTNYSKLLSKGLETKWKAMPFADIFGSFDKTSSFNIQKLVEYNPVHILSFREVERQTGARLLLPAGTNDTIVPVYDDEPTSVIAYVLVSVDYHMQMSEFDRPKDSGDSSISLPLFDSSILSLNSFDETITNTYRSIGSFDESMISTGSRSLPAGDPLSYTKDFHARISLTDDSNLGKVKYTVTCYYAKRFEALRRTCCPSELDFVRSLSRCKKWGAQGGKSNVFFAKTLDDRFIIKQVTKTELESFTKFAPAYFKYLSESISTGSPTCLAKILGIYQVTSKHLKGGKETKMDVLVMENLLYRRNIRRLYDLKGSSRSRYNPDTSGSNKVLLDQNLIEAMPTSPIFVGNKAKRLLERAVWNDTAFLASIYVMDYSLLVGVDEEKHELVLGIIDFMRQYTWDKHLETWVKTSGILGGPKNTSPTVISPQQYKKRFRKAMSLYFLMVPDQWSPPELHPSGSQSDIYDENA, encoded by the exons ATGGGCACCCCCGATAAGAAAAGATCTGATTTTGTTGATGTAGTTAGGTCTTGGATCCCTCGAAGGACTGAGCCACCAAATGTGTCGAGGGACTTCTGGATGCCCGATCAGAGTTGCAGGGTATGCTATGAGTGTGATTCTCAGTTCACGATATTCAACCGCAGGCATCACTGTCGAATCTGTGGGCGAGTTTTCTGTGCAAAATGCACTGCCAATTTTGTTCCCGTGCCTTCAGATGAGCCAAATACTGTCCGTGAAGAGTGGGAGAAGATAAGGGTCTGTAACTATTGCTTTAAACAATGGGAAGGGTTAGCAACAGTTGATAATAATGGCAGTGCAGACCCTTCGTCCACCCCTTGTCTTAGCCCTTCACCATCTACAACAAGCTTGGTCAGCACTAAATCCAGTTGCACCTGTCATAGTAGCAGCAGCACTGCTGGTTCAGTTCCTTATACAACTGGGCCTTATCAGCGTGTGCCTTATAGTCCCCGTCAATCTTCGCAAATGAATCAGATAGCCGATGAAcaagataatttaaattctaGCAGGAGTTCAAATCCCTCCGAGGCTGTAGGGAATTTGACTTCTAACCAATTTGGCTACTGCTTCAACAG GagtgatgatgaggatgatgattaCGGTGTTTATCATTCGGATACAGAATCAAAACATTATTCTCATGCCCATGACTTTGAAGATCCAGTTAACATTAATGGAGTTGAATACGGGCCACATCAAATGCATCCTGATGAAGCTAGCATTCAGGAAAAAAACTTTAGTAGCGTAACGCCACATCTTGATCTAGAAGGTATAGATGGGATTGAAGCTCCCAGTAAAGAAGATCATGAGCATGCTGATGGATGTGAACCTTCTCCTTATCATGAAGAGACCAATAATGCAGATCCTGTGGATTTTGAGAGTAATGGACAACTATGGCAACCTCCTGAGCCAGATGATGAAGAGGATGATAGGGAAGCTGTTCTTTTCGATGATGACGAGGATGAAGGTACTACTGGAGGTGGGGAATGGGGATACCTACGTTCCTCCACTAGTTTTGGATCTGGAGAATGTCGTAGCAGAGATAAAACAACTGAGGATCATAGGAAAGCCATGAAGACTGTAGTGGAAGGGCATTTTAGAGCTCTGGTCGCTCAGCTCTTACAAGTGGAAAACCTAACTACttgtgatgaagatggaaaagAGAATTGGTTGGATATAATTACTGCTTTGTCTTGGGAAGCTGCTACAATTCTGAAGCCTGATATGAGCAGAGGTGGAGGTATGGATCCTGGTGGATATGTAAAGGTTAAATGCATAGCTTGTGGACATCGAAATGAAAG CATGGTGGTTAAAGGAGTTGTATGTAAAAAGAATGTGGCTCATCGGAGAATGACATCAAAAATTGATAAACCTCGTTTTCTAATACTTGGAGGTGCTTTGGAGTATCAGCGTGTTTCTAACCAGTTATCAAGTGTTGATACTTTGTTACAGCAG GAGATGGACCATTTGAAGATGGCAGTTGCAAGGATTGATGCTCATCACCCTAATGTGCTTTTGGTGGAGAAATCAGTATCTCGTTATGCCCAAGAGTACCTTCTAGCTAAAGACATATCACTTGTTCTGAATATAAAAAAACCACTTTTAGAGCGCATTGGCCGTTGCACTGGTGCGCAGATTGTCCCTTCAATTGATCATCTGACCACTCAAAAGCTGGGATATTGTGAAACATTCCATGTGGACAAATTTTTTGAGGAGCATGGTAGTGCTGGGCAAGGTGGGAAAAAATCAACAAAGACTTTGATGTTCTTTGAGGGTTGCCCGAAACCTTTAGGTTGCACC ATCTTGCTGAAGGGTGCTAATGGGGATGAATTGAAGAAGGTGAAACATGTGATCCAATATGGAGTCTTTGCAGCTTATCACCTGGCACTAGAGACATCTTTTCTGGCTGATGAAGGTGCTTCACCACTAGAGTTTCCTTTGAAATCTCCCATAACTGTTGCATTACCAGATAAAGCATCTAGTATTGTAAGATCCATTTCTACTATCCCTGGATTTTCTGTTCTCTCTGCCAGAGAGTCTCAAGGAGCAAAACCTTTTCAAATACCAAAATCTGATGACATGCACAAGACTGAAAGAACCCCATCTAGCTGCAGTGAGTCCACTGAAAGATCTTTGGTCGGTGACTCAATCCATATGCATGAATTCTCAGGACAGGCCATCCAATCAGCCCAGGATATGCCACCTTCCCTCTGCGAAAGTTTCCTTTTGAACACTGCTTCTAAGGAGGATG ATTCTTTTGGAACCTTTGACTCTTCACAACAAGATGGCAATAGCTACCTCAGAGCTGCAGCATTGTACGCTAATCAAGGCCCTAGCCCTGGACCACCATATGTAAAACATGatagtagtaataacaataatgaTCATGAGGACATGATACATTCAAACGAAGATTTTCCTCCCTCAACTTCTGACCATCAGAgtattttagtctttttatcAACACGTTGTGTGTGGAACGGAACTGTTTGTGAAAGGTCCCATCTTGTAAGAATTAAATACTATGGAAGTTCTGATAAGCCTTTGGGACGGTTCTTGAGAGATCAACTACTTGATCAg AGTTACACCTGCTGCTCATGTGAGTTGCCGCCAGAAGCTCATGTTCATTGTTATACTCATCGGCAAGGCAGCCTGACAATTTCTGTTAAGAAATTATCAGATTTTGCTTTACCAGGAGAACGAGAAGGTAAAATTTGGATGTGGCACAGGTGCTTGAAATGTCCTCGTGTAAATGGTTTTCCTCCTGCTACACGGAGGGTAGTTATGTCTGATGCTGCCTGGGGCTTATCCTTTGGGAAATTTTTGGAGCTGAGTTTCTCAAATCATGCAGCAGCAAGCAGGGTTGCAAGTTGTGGTCATTCGCTTCACAGAGATTGTTTAAGATTCTATGG TTTTGGGAAGATGGTTGCCTGCTTTCGTTATGCTTCAATTCACCTGCATTCTGTTTATCTTCCCCCACCTAAACTTGAATTTGTCAACTATGATAGGCAGGACTGGCTACAAAAAGAAGCTTATGAG CTGCATGACAAGGCTGAATTACTGTTTAGTGAAGTGTATTCAGTTCTGCATCAACATTCAGAGAAGGTTTCAGGTCTCGTGTTGCAGGAGGGTGGACATAGTGTGTCAGATTTTAGGAATCTAACTGTGAAACTTAAAGAAATGCTGCAGTATGAGAAAGAAGAATTTGAG AACTCACTACGAAAATGGCTGCACAGAGAAAGCAAAGCTGAACAGCCTGCAATTGATATTCTAGAGCTCAATAAGTTGCGGAGGCATATCCTAATCCAGTCTTATATTTGGGACCAGCGCTTTATATATGCATCCAATTTAAGTAAAATTGCTCTTCAAGAAAATTCCAAGATTTTAAATCATAGAGAGAAGTTGCATGGTCCTAGGGAAAAACTTGTTGAAGCAGATCTTGCTACTAGGCCAGCAAGAGGCCATAGCAGTTGTGATTCCTTTCTTTTGGAAACAAAACCTGATGGAAAcctaaatttagaaaattctaGCCACCTTAGTCACCCTGGTGAGGTGATTAAAAGTGAGGACAAGGTTAAAGATACAAATCATGATAAGGATGACCTTTCTCTCTCTGGTGGTGCAAATATCAATGATAGATCTGATTCTGTAGAATTCGAGATGTCTGTAAGGAGGGCTTTGTCAGAGGGAGAATCTTCTGTTGTGGCCAACTTATCCGATACCCTTGATGCAGCATGGACAGGTGAAAGTCACCCTACAATTTCATCAGTCAAAGAAAACGGTTGTCTGTCTGCTGATATGGTTGTTCATTCACCTGTTGCAAATTCAGTTACATCAAAATCAAATTCTGATAACTATAATGCTGATATAGACGGGATTGAGGCAGGATGCACTAATTACTCTAAATTACTTTCCAAAGGACTTGAGACTAAATGGAAAGCAATGCCTTTTGCAGACATCTTCGGATCATTCGACAAAACTTCTTCTTTCAATATACAGAAGCTTGTTGAGTATAACCCAGTCCATATTTTATCATTTCGAGAGGTGGAGCGCCAGACTGGTGCTAGACTGCTTCTGCCAGCCGGAACTAATGATACCATAGTGCCCGTTTATGATGATGAACCCACTAGTGTCATAGCGTATGTGCTTGTGTCAGTGGATTATCATATGCAAATGTCAGAATTTGATAGACCAAAAGACAGTGGAGATAGTTCAATTTCATTGCCACTCTTTGATTCAAGTATACTTTCTCTCAACTCTTTTGATGAGACAATTACTAATACATACAGAAGTATTGGCTCTTTTGATGAGAGCATGATATCCACTGGGTCTCGGAGTTTACCGGCTGGGGATCCACTCTCATACACAAAGGATTTTCATGCAAGGATTTCTCTTACTGATGATAGCAACCTTGGGAAAGTGAAATATACTGTAACTTGCTACTATGCTAAGAGATTTGAGGCTTTAAGAAGAACGTGTTGCCCTTCTGAGTTAGATTTTGTGAGGTCCCTTAGCCGTTGTAAGAAGTGGGGAGCTCAGGGAGGAAAGAGCAATGTTTTCTTTGCAAAAACCCTGGATGATAGGTTCATTATCAAGCAGGTTACAAAAACAGAGCTGGAGTCATTTACCAAGTTTGCACCAgcttattttaagtatttatctGAGTCAATCAGTACAGGAAGCCCAACTTGTCTCGCAAAGATCTTGGGAATTTATCAG GTAACATCTAAGCACCTCAAAGGAGGGAAGGAAACAAAAATGGATGTTTTGGTTATGGAAAATCTTCTTTACAGAAGAAACATTAGACGGCTTTATGACCTCAAAGGTTCTTCCCGATCACGGTACAATCCAGATACAAGTGGGAGCAATAAAGTGCTGCTGGATCAGAATCTCATTGAAGCTATGCCAACCTCTCCAATATTTGTTGGTAACAAGGCAAAACGGTTGCTGGAGAGGGCAGTGTGGAATGATACCGCCTTCCTTGCA TCAATATATGTTATGGACTACTCATTGCTGGTTGGGGTGGATGAGGAAAAACATGAGCTGGTATTAGgtataattgattttatgagGCAGTATACATGGGATAAGCACCTCGAAACATGGGTGAAGACCTCAGGCATCCTTGGTGGACCCAAGAATACTTCTCCAACTGTTATATCACCGCAGCAGTACAAGAAACGGTTTAGGAAAGCCAtgagtttatattttcttatggTACCAGATCAATGGTCTCCTCCAGAGTTACACCCCAGTGGATCCCAATCTGACATTTATGACGAAAATGCTTAA